Proteins from a single region of Budorcas taxicolor isolate Tak-1 chromosome 7, Takin1.1, whole genome shotgun sequence:
- the TRMT1 gene encoding tRNA (guanine(26)-N(2))-dimethyltransferase isoform X1 — protein MICPPTLPTCRRPGPNPGSVHRDQFDFRCLERRIGGQRRARMSRARTVLWLSPTLRSVLSLYRARFMEGQSQGPPNPAAMENGTEPNREERPPGFQETTITEGAAKIVFPSANEVFYNPVQEFNRDLTCAVITEFARIQLAAKGIQIKVPGEKDVQKVVVDLSEPKEDKPEPKEGANLALEDQPRTAAVGEICEEGLKVLEGLAASGLRSIRFAREVPGLRFVVANDASARAVALMRRNVQLNEVAHLVQPSQADARMLMYQHQKASERFDVIDLDPYGSPASFLDAAVQAVSEGGLLCVTCTDMAVLAGNSGETCYSKYGAMALKSRACHEMALRTVLHSLDLRANCYQRFVVPLLSISADFYVRVFVRVFTGQAKVKASASKQALVFQCVGCGAFHLQRLGKASAASGGRLKFSAACGPPVAPECEHCGQRHQLGGPMWAEPLHDLEFVGRVLEAVSANPGRFHTAERIRGVLSVITEELPDVPLYYTLDQLSSTMHCNTPSLLQLRSALLHAGFRVSLSHACKNAVKTDAPSSAVWDIMRCWEKEYPVKRERLSESSPAFRILRVEPRLQANFTIRDDANPSSRQRGLKRFQANPEANWGPRPRARPGGKAAGETVEERRRLLQNKRKEPVEDPAERAAWLKTFPCKRFKKGTCQQGDQCCYSHSPPSPKATAEATPTDCPEAPSQNPAEPGAATGPGIE, from the exons ATGATCTGCCCGCCTACTTTGCCAACATGTCGGCGCCCAGGTCCTAATCCGGGAAGCGTGCACCGAGACCAGTTCGATTTTCGGTGTCTCGAGAGACG GATTGGCGGGCAGAGGCGCGCGCGGATGTCCCGTGCGAGGACCGTTCTGTGGCTAAGCCCGACTCTCCGCTCCGTCCTCAGTCTCTACAGAGCCCGGTTTATGGAGGGGCAGTCCCAAGGGCCGCCGAATCCAGCAGCCATGGAGAATGGCACCGAGCCGAACAGAGAAGAGCGCCCACCTGGGTTTCAGGAGACGACGATCACCGAGGGGGCAGCCAAGATCGTCTTTCCCAGCGCCAACGAAGTTTTCTACAACCCAGTGCAAGAGTTCAACCGGGACCTAAC ATGCGCTGTGATCACGGAATTTGCTCGTATTCAGCTTGCGGCCAAAGGAATCCAGA TCAAGGTGCCAGGTGAGAAGGATGTGCAAAAGGTGGTCGTGGACTTGTCAGAGCCAAAGGAGGACAAGCCTGAACCGAAAGAGGGTGCAAACTTGGCCCTGGAAGACCAGCCTCGAACAGCCGCTGTGGGGGAGATCTGTGAG GAAGGCCTGAAAGTGCTGGAAGGCCTGGCAGCCTCCGGCTTACGTTCCATTCGCTTTGCTCGAGAGGTGCCTGGTCTCCGATTTGTGGTTGCCAATGATGCCTCTGCCCGAGCTGTGGCTCTTATGCGCCGTAACGTGCAGCTCAACGAAGTGGCCCACCTGGTACAGCCCAGCCAGGCAGATGCCCG GATGCTGATGTACCAGCACCAGAAGGCGTCGGAGCGGTTTGACGTCATCGACCTCGACCCTTACGGCAGCCCCGCCTCTTTCCTGGACGCCGCCGTGCAGGCTGTGAGTGAAGGAG GGCTGCTGTGCGTCACCTGCACAGACATGGCGGTCCTGGCGGGGAACAGCGGGGAGACCTGCTACAGCAAATACGGGGCCATGGCCCTCAAGAGCCGGGCCTGCCACGAGATG GCCCTGAGGACTGTCCTGCACAGCCTGGATCTCCGTGCCAACTGCTACCAGCGCTTCGTGGTGCCACTGCTCAGCATCAGCGCTGACTTCTATGTACGGGTTTTCGTTCGTGTCTTCACTGGCCAGGCCAAGGTCAAGGCCTCAGCCAG CAAGCAGGCGCTGGTGTTCCAGTGCGTGGGCTGCGGGGCCTTCCACCTGCAGCGCCTTGGCAAAGCATCAGCAGCCTCCGGTGGCCG GCTCAAGTTCTCTGCAGCCTGTGGTCCCCCCGTGGCCCCTGAGTGCGAGCACTGTGGGCAGCGACACCAG CTCGGTGGCCCCATGTGGGCAGAGCCCCTCCATGACCTGGAATTCGTGGGCCGTGTCCTCGAGGCTGTGAGCGCCAACCCTGGCCGCTTCCACACTGCAGAGCGGATCCGAGGAGTGCTGAGTGTCATCACGGAG GAGCTCCCGGACGTGCCTCTCTACTACACGCTGGACCAGCTGAGCAGCACCATGCACTGCAACACGCCCAGCCTCCTGCAGCTGCG GTCGGCCCTCCTCCACGCCGGCTTCCGGGTCTCCCTCTCCCACGCCTGTAAGAATGCCGTGAAGACAGACGCCCCCTCCTCGGCCGTCTGGGACATCATGCGGTGCTGG GAGAAGGAGTATCCAGTGAAACGGGAGCGCCTGTCAGAGAGCAGCCCAGCCTTCCGCATTCTCAGGGTGGAGCCCAG GCTGCAGGCCAACTTCACCATCCGGGACGATGCCAACCCCAGCTCCCGCCAGCGAGGACTCAAGCGCTTCCAGGCCAACCCTGAGGCCAACTGGGGTCCCCGGCCCCGTGCCCGGCCAGG AGGCAAGGCAGCAGGAGAAACTGTGGAAGAGAGACGTAGGCTGCTCCAAAATAAGCGAAAGGAGCCGGTGGAGGACCCGGCTGAGCGGGCCGCCTGGCTCAAGACATTTCCCTGCAAGAGGTTCAAGAAG GGCACCTGTCAACAGGGGGACCAGTGCTGCTACTCACATAGCCCCCCCTCACCCAAGGCCACTGCTGAAGCCACCCCCACTGACTGTCCAGAGGCCCCCAGTCAGAACCCCGCTGAGCCTGGGGCTGCTACTGGTCCAGGCATAGAGTGA
- the TRMT1 gene encoding tRNA (guanine(26)-N(2))-dimethyltransferase isoform X2, with amino-acid sequence MEGQSQGPPNPAAMENGTEPNREERPPGFQETTITEGAAKIVFPSANEVFYNPVQEFNRDLTCAVITEFARIQLAAKGIQIKVPGEKDVQKVVVDLSEPKEDKPEPKEGANLALEDQPRTAAVGEICEEGLKVLEGLAASGLRSIRFAREVPGLRFVVANDASARAVALMRRNVQLNEVAHLVQPSQADARMLMYQHQKASERFDVIDLDPYGSPASFLDAAVQAVSEGGLLCVTCTDMAVLAGNSGETCYSKYGAMALKSRACHEMALRTVLHSLDLRANCYQRFVVPLLSISADFYVRVFVRVFTGQAKVKASASKQALVFQCVGCGAFHLQRLGKASAASGGRLKFSAACGPPVAPECEHCGQRHQLGGPMWAEPLHDLEFVGRVLEAVSANPGRFHTAERIRGVLSVITEELPDVPLYYTLDQLSSTMHCNTPSLLQLRSALLHAGFRVSLSHACKNAVKTDAPSSAVWDIMRCWEKEYPVKRERLSESSPAFRILRVEPRLQANFTIRDDANPSSRQRGLKRFQANPEANWGPRPRARPGGKAAGETVEERRRLLQNKRKEPVEDPAERAAWLKTFPCKRFKKGTCQQGDQCCYSHSPPSPKATAEATPTDCPEAPSQNPAEPGAATGPGIE; translated from the exons ATGGAGGGGCAGTCCCAAGGGCCGCCGAATCCAGCAGCCATGGAGAATGGCACCGAGCCGAACAGAGAAGAGCGCCCACCTGGGTTTCAGGAGACGACGATCACCGAGGGGGCAGCCAAGATCGTCTTTCCCAGCGCCAACGAAGTTTTCTACAACCCAGTGCAAGAGTTCAACCGGGACCTAAC ATGCGCTGTGATCACGGAATTTGCTCGTATTCAGCTTGCGGCCAAAGGAATCCAGA TCAAGGTGCCAGGTGAGAAGGATGTGCAAAAGGTGGTCGTGGACTTGTCAGAGCCAAAGGAGGACAAGCCTGAACCGAAAGAGGGTGCAAACTTGGCCCTGGAAGACCAGCCTCGAACAGCCGCTGTGGGGGAGATCTGTGAG GAAGGCCTGAAAGTGCTGGAAGGCCTGGCAGCCTCCGGCTTACGTTCCATTCGCTTTGCTCGAGAGGTGCCTGGTCTCCGATTTGTGGTTGCCAATGATGCCTCTGCCCGAGCTGTGGCTCTTATGCGCCGTAACGTGCAGCTCAACGAAGTGGCCCACCTGGTACAGCCCAGCCAGGCAGATGCCCG GATGCTGATGTACCAGCACCAGAAGGCGTCGGAGCGGTTTGACGTCATCGACCTCGACCCTTACGGCAGCCCCGCCTCTTTCCTGGACGCCGCCGTGCAGGCTGTGAGTGAAGGAG GGCTGCTGTGCGTCACCTGCACAGACATGGCGGTCCTGGCGGGGAACAGCGGGGAGACCTGCTACAGCAAATACGGGGCCATGGCCCTCAAGAGCCGGGCCTGCCACGAGATG GCCCTGAGGACTGTCCTGCACAGCCTGGATCTCCGTGCCAACTGCTACCAGCGCTTCGTGGTGCCACTGCTCAGCATCAGCGCTGACTTCTATGTACGGGTTTTCGTTCGTGTCTTCACTGGCCAGGCCAAGGTCAAGGCCTCAGCCAG CAAGCAGGCGCTGGTGTTCCAGTGCGTGGGCTGCGGGGCCTTCCACCTGCAGCGCCTTGGCAAAGCATCAGCAGCCTCCGGTGGCCG GCTCAAGTTCTCTGCAGCCTGTGGTCCCCCCGTGGCCCCTGAGTGCGAGCACTGTGGGCAGCGACACCAG CTCGGTGGCCCCATGTGGGCAGAGCCCCTCCATGACCTGGAATTCGTGGGCCGTGTCCTCGAGGCTGTGAGCGCCAACCCTGGCCGCTTCCACACTGCAGAGCGGATCCGAGGAGTGCTGAGTGTCATCACGGAG GAGCTCCCGGACGTGCCTCTCTACTACACGCTGGACCAGCTGAGCAGCACCATGCACTGCAACACGCCCAGCCTCCTGCAGCTGCG GTCGGCCCTCCTCCACGCCGGCTTCCGGGTCTCCCTCTCCCACGCCTGTAAGAATGCCGTGAAGACAGACGCCCCCTCCTCGGCCGTCTGGGACATCATGCGGTGCTGG GAGAAGGAGTATCCAGTGAAACGGGAGCGCCTGTCAGAGAGCAGCCCAGCCTTCCGCATTCTCAGGGTGGAGCCCAG GCTGCAGGCCAACTTCACCATCCGGGACGATGCCAACCCCAGCTCCCGCCAGCGAGGACTCAAGCGCTTCCAGGCCAACCCTGAGGCCAACTGGGGTCCCCGGCCCCGTGCCCGGCCAGG AGGCAAGGCAGCAGGAGAAACTGTGGAAGAGAGACGTAGGCTGCTCCAAAATAAGCGAAAGGAGCCGGTGGAGGACCCGGCTGAGCGGGCCGCCTGGCTCAAGACATTTCCCTGCAAGAGGTTCAAGAAG GGCACCTGTCAACAGGGGGACCAGTGCTGCTACTCACATAGCCCCCCCTCACCCAAGGCCACTGCTGAAGCCACCCCCACTGACTGTCCAGAGGCCCCCAGTCAGAACCCCGCTGAGCCTGGGGCTGCTACTGGTCCAGGCATAGAGTGA
- the LYL1 gene encoding protein lyl-1: MCPPEAQAEVGPTMTEKAKMVCAPSPVPALPPKPASPGPPKVEEVGHGGSASPPRLPPGVPVISLGHTRPPGAAVATTELSTLRPPLLQLSTLGTAPPPLALHYHPHPFLNSLYIGPAGPFSIFPSSRLKRRPSHCELELAEGHQPQKVARRVFTNSRERWRQQNVNGAFAELRKLLPTHPPDRKLSKNEVLRLAMKYIGFLVRLLRDQAAALAAGSAPPGPRKRPAHRGLDDGGARRGSCRRAEVMAHPQPAPSGGPDNSRGGTGRPIKTEQAAVSPEVR, from the exons ATGTGCCCGCCCGAGGCCCAGGCGGAGGTGGGCCCCACCATGACCGAGAAGGCCAAGATGGTGTGTGCTCCCAGCCCGgtgcctgccctgcccccaaAGCCTGCCTCGCCTGGGCCCCCAAAGGTGGAGGAGGTAGGCCACGGAGGCTCCGCCTCGCCACCCAGGCTGCCCCCTGGCGTGCCAGTGATCAGCCTGGGCCACACCAGGCCCCCAGGGGCAGCCGTGGCCACCACAGAACTCAGCACCCTCCGTCCCCCACTGCTGCAACTCTCTACCCTGGGAACTGCCCCACCTCCCCTGGCCTTGCATTACCACCCTCACCCGTTCCTCAACAG CCTCTACATTGGGCCAGCAGGACCTTTCAGCATCTTCCCTAGCAGCCGGCTAAAGCGGAGACCAAGCCACTGTGAGCTGGAGCTGGCTGAGG GGCATCAGCCCCAGAAGGTGGCCCGGCGCGTGTTCACCAACAGTCGGGAGCGCTGGCGGCAGCAGAACGTGAACGGCGCTTTCGCTGAGCTCCGGAAGCTGCTGCCAACGCACCCGCCCGACCGGAAGCTGAGCAAGAACGAGGTGCTCCGCCTGGCCATGAAATACATTGGCTTCCTGGTGCGGCTGCTGCGCGACCAGGCGGCGGCTCTGGCCGCAGGCTCCGCCCCTCCGGGGCCCCGCAAGCGGCCGGCGCACCGAGGCCTGGACGATGGCGGCGCCCGTCGCGGGTCGTGTCGCAGGGCCGAGGTAATGGCGCACCCCCAGCCCGCGCCTTCCGGCGGCCCCGACAACAGCCGCGGCGGGACGGGCCGACCCATCAAGACAGAACAAGCGGCTGTGAGCCCAGAGGTGCGATGA